The Ectothiorhodospiraceae bacterium BW-2 nucleotide sequence ACTGTGAGCAGTTAACAGCAGGTAGCAGTAATGCGTGTCGCAGTGGGTGGATTTACTTTAGTTGAGCTGATGGTGACGGTGGTGGTCTTGATGATTTTGACCACTGTTGCCACCCCTAGTATGGTGTCGCTCATTGCCGATAACCGTGCTACTTCAGTGGCGAGCTCTTTGAGCTCCGCCTTTAGCCTCGCTAGGAGTGAGGCGGTGGTGCGGGGGCAGAGTAGCGCTGTCTGTAGCAGCAGTAACGGCAGTAGCTGCGGCGGTAGCTGGAACGATGGCTGGATGGTGTTTGTCGATGAGGATGGCAACGGCACCCATAACGGCTCGGAGGAGATTTTGCGACTCTGGCAGACCCCGACGGGCGAGGCGACCATTAGCGCTACCACGACAGCGGTTAGCTATCTGCCACTCGGCGCGGCCGCCCACGCTAGCCCGATTGAGCTGGTGCTCTCGTTTACCCCTTGTGAGGGGGAGCAGCAGCGCCGCATCACTCTTCATCCGATGGGACGAGTTACTGTAGATGAGGAGGCGTGTGGCACATGATACGACAGCAAGCCGGTTTTGGTCTCATTGAGGTACTTATTACTGCGCTGATTTTGGCCACTGGACTGTTGGGGCTCGCCTCGCTACAGGCGGAGAGTCTGCGTGCTAACCATAGCGCCTCGCTCCGCTCCCAGGCGAGCTATTTCAGTTATGACATTATCGACCGAATGCGCGCGAATCGGCAGCAGGCGCTCAATGGTCAGTACGATATTGCGCTAGGGGTGGTGCCAACTGGCGGCAGTGTCGCTGAAGTTGATCTGCTGGAGTGGAAGATGGCACTAGCGGCGACCCTCCCGCTAGGGGATGGCGCGGTGGAGCGCAGTGGTAGTCAAGTGACGGTAACCATTCAGTGGGACGACTCGCGCGGTCGCGAGTCGCTACAGCAGTTTGATCTAGATATGCAGCTATGACAACAGGACAGAACGCGAAGGGGATGACGCTGGTCGAGGTGATGGTGGCCTTGGTGGCCGGCCTGTTTCTGTTGGGGGGGCTCGGACAGCTCTTTGTCAGCAGTAAACAGATCTACCGCTCGCAGGAGGCGTTGGCTCATCTACAGGAGTCGGCCCGGTTTGCCACCTTCATTCTCAACCGCGAGCTTCGTAGTAGCGACTTTTTAGGGTGTCAGTCTGATCTGGTGCCGGAGAGTCCTCGTGGTAGTGGGGTATTGATGTCGGGGCAGCTACGCAATACCCTCAACCCCGCCCCGCCGGCAGATCCGGGGTATCTGTTTGACTTTAACAATACCCTGCTCGGTTATGAGGCCAATAGCAGCGCTTGGGTGCCGGCGCTGCCAACGGCTATTAGTGGTCATAACCCGCTACTAGGGCACGATATTGTCACCTTTCGCGGCAGTGAAGCGACCGGTGTGGTGGTGACCGCCCATCCGGGCGGCTCCCCCCCGGGCTCGGCCTCGCTGCTGATTACCGCCGGTAGCAATATTGTCAGCGGTGAGACTCTGTTAGTTGCAACTTGTGATCAGGGGGCGATTTTTCAGGTCTCAGCCGGTCATCCGGGCACTTCAGGGCAGATCCCCCACAATACCGGTGCCGGTTCACCGGGGAACTGGACTAAAGCGTTAGGGCGTGACTTTACCGGTGCCGAGATCTTTCGTACCTTCTCCCGTAGCTACTTTATTGCCGCTGGAAGTGGCGCGGCAGCGACCCCGACACTCTATCGGCTTAATCAAAATGGTAGCGCCGATGAGCTGATAGAGGGGGTGTTTGATCTACAGGTGAGTTATGGTGTCGATAGTTCACTGATTGCCAATGGTCGTATCGACAGCTATCAGACCGCCGATGCGGTGACTAACTGGGATCGGGTGTTGGCGCTACGACTCTCGCTCTTGCTCGGCTCGATTGAGGCTGGGGTGGCCGATGCGCCGATGAGCCTCTTCTATAATGGGGCGACCTGGACGGCACCCGACAGACGGCTCTACCAAGTGGTAACCACCACGGTGGCGCTGCGTAACCGTTTGCCCTAGGGGCGGGGAGGTAGAGATGATGAGCTTGCATCGAGAGGCGGGGGTGGTGATGATCACCGCGCTGCTGTTTCTGTTTGTCATGACCCTGCTTGGGGTGGCGGCAATGCAGAGTAGTCTGCTGCAAGAGCGGATGGCGGGCCATCTGCGCGATAGTCACATGGCTTTTCAAGCGGCGGAGTCGGCGCTGCGAGGGGGGGAGGCGTGGCTCGATAGCTCGGCGACGAATCGTGCCACGGCGGAGGGTAATTTGCCACTCGCGACCCCTGCGGCGTGGGATGGTAGTGGTGCGATGGGGAGTGTCGCCCTTAACCCTGAGGCGGGGCTCTTCGCCGATCCGCAGTTCCACCTTGGGCCGCCGCAATTTGTCCGCTCCCCCGAAAGTATGGATCTGAATCAGGCGCAGCTACTCTGCCAGCGACTCTATCCGGTGACCGCCCGGGCAAGCGGCGGTACAGCGACTAGTGTGGTAATTTTGCGTTCCACTTACGATCCTCCGATGGGGGGCTGGGTGAGCTGCCCAAATCCTTGAGGTTCAGTTTGGCTCTGCGTCTGGAGGCGCGATTCGCGATGATACGGTTAACACTCTCTATTTTAGTCGGGCTACTACTCACCCTGAGCCAGCCGCTATTGGGCGCGGTGGAGCTATCCTCCGCCCCGCTCAATGTGAATCCGCCGGTAGTGCCGGCGCTGATTTTAGCGGTCGATAATTCGGGCTCAATGGATGCCGAAATTTTATTGCGCTCTAACGATGGTGCCGCTTGGTGGCATACGGGGGATGACTCCTTTAGCGGGCGGGATATGAACGATAATTGGGTGGCCGGCGGCGGGGTGAACTTTAACCGTGCTGGCAGCGCCAGCTCGACCTGGAAGAAGTTTATCTACCTCTTTCCTAATGGTACCGGATTGACCAGTGGTCGTCGGGCGTATGGGGATAGCAGTAACGACCACTTTGCGGTGCCGCCGATAGGGGCGTATGGCTATGTGCGCTCGCACCAATATAATAACTCCTACTTTAACCCCTTTAGTCTCTATACACCGTGGCCAAGCTTGGGGGGCTATACCTTTGGTGATTCCGATCCGACGGCCGCTAAGACCGATCCGACCCGTGGGAGCGAGACGCTTAATCTGACGGTCAATATC carries:
- a CDS encoding pre-pilin like leader sequence → MRVAVGGFTLVELMVTVVVLMILTTVATPSMVSLIADNRATSVASSLSSAFSLARSEAVVRGQSSAVCSSSNGSSCGGSWNDGWMVFVDEDGNGTHNGSEEILRLWQTPTGEATISATTTAVSYLPLGAAAHASPIELVLSFTPCEGEQQRRITLHPMGRVTVDEEACGT
- the pilV gene encoding type IV pilus modification protein PilV, yielding MIRQQAGFGLIEVLITALILATGLLGLASLQAESLRANHSASLRSQASYFSYDIIDRMRANRQQALNGQYDIALGVVPTGGSVAEVDLLEWKMALAATLPLGDGAVERSGSQVTVTIQWDDSRGRESLQQFDLDMQL
- a CDS encoding pilus assembly protein PilW encodes the protein MTTGQNAKGMTLVEVMVALVAGLFLLGGLGQLFVSSKQIYRSQEALAHLQESARFATFILNRELRSSDFLGCQSDLVPESPRGSGVLMSGQLRNTLNPAPPADPGYLFDFNNTLLGYEANSSAWVPALPTAISGHNPLLGHDIVTFRGSEATGVVVTAHPGGSPPGSASLLITAGSNIVSGETLLVATCDQGAIFQVSAGHPGTSGQIPHNTGAGSPGNWTKALGRDFTGAEIFRTFSRSYFIAAGSGAAATPTLYRLNQNGSADELIEGVFDLQVSYGVDSSLIANGRIDSYQTADAVTNWDRVLALRLSLLLGSIEAGVADAPMSLFYNGATWTAPDRRLYQVVTTTVALRNRLP